In one Solanum dulcamara chromosome 1, daSolDulc1.2, whole genome shotgun sequence genomic region, the following are encoded:
- the LOC129896601 gene encoding F-box/FBD/LRR-repeat protein At1g13570-like has product MMPPNGRNRCRSLTPDVLSDLPNNVIDVILMLLPCKEAVRTSILSKRWRYHWCRLTKLTLDWSLWKTENDLLNPTDKFTEIISQIFTVHEGPLSRFTLNIVNLESCPEIGNFIYLVLRNSIQHLVLHLPFRKIYEMPSSLFTCSQLRHLSLRYCSIHGRSVFQGFDKLISLKLCEVTISSELLESLISHCPLLEQLVLDIPKHLNTIEIDAPMLRSFNFTGNISSICLKNVPLLVEVSLAGYQIVTEDLDFAKVFKSCSAIEHLRLNFSCVWKFPGGGYEAPARLPFDLNSVKRFYLPEFMLVDAHELSLSLCLIRSFPFLEYLEIDVFHEDEDSGTEESVELKRLSNVTFNHLREVKLVAFTGRTSEMQLIKPLLANSPVLERLLIDRRLLVDVPLDTRLRIFTEVSNCSRASPKAEVVYMD; this is encoded by the exons ATGATGCCTCCTAATGGAAGAAACCGTTGTCGAAGTTTAACTCCTGACGTCCTTAGTGACCTTCCTAATAATGTAATTGATGTCATTCTGATGCTTTTACCTTGTAAAGAAGCTGTGAGGACAAGCATCTTATCAAAAAGATGGAGGTATCACTGGTGTAGGCTGACAAAGTTGACTCTTGATTGGTCTCTTTGGAAAACAGAAAACGATTTACTGAACCCTACAGATAAATTTACAGAGATTATCTCCCAGATTTTTACCGTTCATGAAGGACCCCTTAGTAGGTTTACCCTCAATATTGTTAATCTAGAGAGCTGTCCTGAGATTGGCAACTTCATATATTTAGTCTTGAGGAATAGTATTCAACATCTTGTTCTTCACCTTCCGTTTAGAAAGATATACGAAATGCCTTCTTCACTTTTCACATGTTCACAGCTGAGGCATCTAAGTCTTCGCTATTGCTCAATACATGGTCGATCAGTCTTTCAAGGTTTTGATAAGTTAATTAGCCTCAAACTGTGTGAAGTAACAATTTCTTCTGAATTGCTGGAGAGTCTTATATCTCATTGCCCGTTGCTTGAGCAGTTGGTGCTGGATATCCCAAAACATTTAAACACAATTGAAATTGATGCCCCCATGCTGCGATCGTTTAATTTCACAGGCAATATAAGTTCTATCTGCCTAAAGAATGTCCCTCTCCTGGTAGAAGTATCTCTGGCTGGTTATCAGATAGTGACGGAGGATCTTGATTTTGCAAAGGTTTTCAAGTCTTGTTCTGCTATCGAGCACCTCCGCTTGAATTTCTCTTGTGTCTGG AAATTTCCTGGAGGAGGATATGAAGCACCAGCAAGGCTACCCTTTGATCTTAACAGTGTCAAACGATTTTACCTGCCTGAATTTATGCTGGTGGATGCACATGAGCTCTCATTGTCTCTTTGCTTGATAAGAAGTTTCCCATTCTTAGAATATCTCGAAATTGAT GTATTCCATGAAGATGAAGATAGTGGTACTGAAGAATCCGTTGAACTCAAACGTTTATCGAATGTGACATTTAATCACCTCAGGGAAGTTAAGCTAGTCGCTTTTACTGGAAGAACATCTGAGATGCAGCTTATCAAGCCTTTGTTAGCCAATTCCCCGGTGTTGGAGAGACTGCTAATTGATCGACGTCTTCTTGTTGATGTTCCTCTTGACACAAGATTAAGAATATTCACTGAGGTATCAAATTGTTCGCGTGCATCACCAAAAGCAGAAGTTGTCTACATGGATTGA